The following are encoded in a window of Solibacillus sp. FSL R7-0668 genomic DNA:
- a CDS encoding DEAD/DEAH box helicase, producing MSNDFNQYNLSQEITKALRDLDYYTPSEVQQKVLPHALNNEDLIVKAQTGSGKTAAFAIPICENIDWLENKPQALVLTPTRELAVQVKEEFTNIGRYKRIKAAALYGKQPFRYQQEELKQKTHIAVGTPGRVLDHIEKGTLKLEKIRYVILDEADEMLNMGFIEQVEAILSYITEPHVTMLFSATVPDEIKSLAGRHLNNALDIEVHSEQQAPKIEHAVIEVPEEEKLAALEKVAVIENPDTCIIFCRTKARVDEVYDYLYDREYSVDQLHGGMEQATRLMVMNDYKRGDFRYLVATDVAARGIDIDNISLVVNFDLPMEKEVYVHRTGRTGRAGKEGKAVSFVTPFEYDFLAGIEEYIGYKIPTAALPTHEEVEAKTDAFDKKMQARPQKKKQKNEKVDANITKLYFNGGKKKKLRAVDFVGTLCKIPGINAADIGIITILDASTFIEILNGKGNLVLKAMKDTPIKGKRLKVHIAKS from the coding sequence ATGTCAAATGACTTTAATCAATACAATTTATCACAAGAAATCACAAAGGCGTTACGTGATTTAGACTATTATACGCCTTCAGAAGTGCAGCAAAAAGTATTACCACATGCACTAAATAATGAGGACTTAATCGTGAAGGCACAAACCGGCAGTGGGAAAACAGCGGCTTTTGCGATTCCAATCTGCGAAAATATTGACTGGCTAGAGAACAAACCGCAAGCATTAGTATTAACACCAACGCGCGAACTAGCCGTACAGGTGAAAGAGGAATTTACCAATATCGGGCGCTACAAACGTATAAAAGCAGCCGCGCTTTATGGTAAGCAGCCGTTTCGTTATCAGCAGGAAGAGCTGAAGCAAAAAACACATATTGCGGTTGGGACGCCTGGACGTGTACTTGATCATATTGAAAAGGGCACATTGAAATTAGAAAAAATTCGCTATGTAATTTTAGATGAAGCAGATGAAATGTTAAATATGGGCTTTATTGAGCAGGTAGAGGCGATTCTTTCATATATTACAGAGCCCCATGTCACGATGCTCTTTTCTGCCACAGTCCCTGATGAAATTAAGTCACTAGCGGGTCGTCATTTAAACAATGCACTTGATATTGAAGTGCACTCAGAGCAGCAAGCACCAAAAATCGAGCATGCGGTAATTGAGGTGCCAGAAGAAGAAAAACTAGCCGCACTTGAAAAAGTCGCAGTTATTGAAAATCCAGATACATGCATTATTTTCTGTCGTACGAAAGCACGTGTCGACGAAGTCTATGATTATTTATATGACCGTGAGTACAGTGTCGATCAGTTGCATGGCGGCATGGAGCAAGCAACACGTTTAATGGTCATGAATGATTATAAACGTGGTGATTTCCGCTATTTAGTGGCGACTGATGTGGCAGCACGCGGCATTGATATTGATAATATTTCATTAGTCGTTAACTTTGATTTACCAATGGAAAAAGAGGTCTATGTTCACCGTACAGGGCGTACAGGTCGTGCCGGTAAAGAAGGTAAGGCTGTTTCGTTTGTAACACCTTTTGAATACGACTTTTTAGCAGGTATTGAGGAGTATATCGGCTATAAAATTCCGACAGCAGCGTTGCCAACGCATGAGGAAGTCGAGGCTAAGACAGATGCGTTCGATAAAAAAATGCAGGCTCGCCCTCAAAAGAAAAAACAAAAAAATGAGAAAGTCGATGCCAATATTACGAAGCTTTATTTTAACGGTGGGAAAAAGAAAAAGCTGCGTGCGGTTGATTTTGTCGGTACATTATGTAAAATCCCTGGCATCAACGCAGCGGATATTGGCATTATTACCATTTTAGATGCCTCGACGTTTATTGAAATTTTAAACGGAAAGGGGAATCTCGTGTTAAAAGCAATGAAAGATACACCGATAAAAGGCAAGCGCTTAAAGGTGCATATTGCCAAAAGCTAA
- a CDS encoding ATP-grasp domain-containing protein: MKTIIFIGTNKSGSSREATKAAEKLGYFTVLLTNNERQFEQREQYVDIHKMIFVDTSNMEAMKAEIMKLQSIGLDIKTIISFVDPYVHVASMLCDIFCQNLTSSKAIEMMEDKEATRKLLQNTLYSPQFTVIAPSEKPSGKLTFPIIIKSPKSTGSKDVLLAKDIKEFNKHLAALQYKYPSESIISEEYLKGEQYLVEVIVQEHHPHIIAVMRQDITKGKRFIITGYQLFANIPSNLVTGLETLCQSIVDIFDIKTGAFHLELRLTGNGWKLIEINPRISGGAMNRMIEAAFGYNLVEQTLKLFLGDKADFTPKHYHFVYTKYLIVHKKGRLEKVTGKLRALKSPGIFDVYIKPKKGTILIPPLSMGHRYAYIIAQGSSISEAVSRANRAAHEIKFHMKSI, translated from the coding sequence ATGAAGACGATTATTTTTATTGGCACTAATAAATCTGGCTCAAGCAGGGAGGCAACAAAAGCAGCTGAAAAGCTAGGTTATTTTACAGTGCTATTGACTAATAATGAAAGACAATTTGAACAACGTGAACAATACGTAGATATCCATAAAATGATTTTTGTGGATACTTCAAATATGGAGGCAATGAAAGCTGAAATTATGAAACTTCAAAGCATCGGATTAGATATTAAAACGATTATTAGCTTTGTGGATCCCTATGTACATGTAGCTTCTATGCTTTGTGATATATTTTGTCAAAATCTCACCTCTTCAAAAGCAATTGAAATGATGGAGGATAAAGAGGCGACACGCAAGCTTTTACAAAACACATTATACTCCCCACAATTTACAGTGATTGCACCAAGCGAAAAACCATCTGGCAAATTAACCTTTCCTATTATTATAAAATCTCCTAAATCAACGGGCTCAAAGGACGTATTATTAGCAAAGGACATCAAGGAATTCAATAAGCATCTTGCAGCACTTCAATATAAATATCCGAGTGAATCCATTATTTCAGAAGAATACTTAAAAGGAGAACAATATTTAGTAGAAGTCATTGTACAAGAACATCACCCCCATATTATCGCCGTTATGAGACAAGACATTACAAAAGGAAAACGCTTCATCATTACTGGCTATCAGCTTTTCGCCAACATACCGTCCAATTTAGTAACAGGCCTTGAAACACTATGCCAATCCATTGTAGACATATTCGATATAAAAACAGGCGCTTTTCATTTAGAATTGCGACTTACGGGCAATGGCTGGAAGCTGATTGAAATCAATCCCCGTATATCAGGTGGGGCAATGAATCGAATGATTGAGGCTGCATTTGGATACAATTTAGTAGAGCAAACATTAAAACTCTTTCTCGGAGACAAAGCTGATTTCACACCTAAACACTACCATTTTGTCTACACGAAATATTTAATTGTTCACAAAAAAGGAAGATTAGAAAAAGTAACAGGCAAGCTACGTGCCTTAAAATCCCCTGGCATATTCGATGTCTATATCAAACCAAAAAAAGGCACAATCCTCATCCCGCCTTTATCTATGGGACATCGATATGCCTACATCATTGCACAAGGCAGTTCTATTAGTGAGGCGGTATCACGTGCTAATCGAGCAGCTCACGAAATAAAATTCCACATGAAAAGTATATAA
- a CDS encoding collagen-like protein: MNLNPFNDRYNESTPIDWDQQQRFFPPGPPSTPSMPGYPGMPGMPGMPGGGQNAQPMGPPPQFVPTSTNWQQGPPRSMRSCLYRNTYVWLNNRDDFWYFPTFVSRNMILGFRWRHRFGWVFQPLNPNSIRSFQCF, from the coding sequence GTGAATTTGAATCCATTTAATGATCGCTATAATGAGTCTACGCCTATTGATTGGGACCAGCAGCAAAGATTTTTCCCACCTGGACCACCAAGTACACCAAGTATGCCTGGATATCCTGGGATGCCTGGAATGCCTGGAATGCCTGGCGGTGGACAAAACGCTCAACCAATGGGGCCTCCGCCTCAATTCGTTCCAACATCAACGAATTGGCAACAAGGTCCACCAAGAAGTATGCGTAGCTGTTTATATCGCAATACTTATGTTTGGTTAAATAATCGAGATGATTTTTGGTATTTCCCAACATTCGTCTCTCGAAATATGATTCTCGGTTTCAGATGGCGACACCGATTTGGCTGGGTTTTCCAACCACTCAACCCAAATAGCATTCGTTCATTCCAATGCTTTTAA
- a CDS encoding YheC/YheD family protein — protein sequence MHAIRGRIVQNQILEQHEHLQPYLVSNERFSKTALNTMLKEAKQIFLKPILGLDFITVTKNQETYQIKTNVATVEVLEADLYESIQQIIGERNFIMQLHSHSTLLTKRSYRRFITVQRRNGCWHVTHSSRQMSSNIEIVAYYKHQVQIQNIALIAAEQLGLFYPHCESIVIEVLFNIVGDIAITDSFLHFSISKWNQYQSLAHVMPKTDLLTMATFYSYLNDYPLVFLKPCNGQQGKGIIKIHKRRMCHYEIHKGRQKWVIAGIKQVYAHICEMAPMEDFYIIQRGIALATIDNRFSDIRVMTQKTAKDWRITGKLVKVAGPHFFVTNAAQAILTWQQALRHSTIHPKFHRQLESRIDAICLAASYLLDQSAERRIIGFDIAVTDYGQIWVIEGNYAPDVSLFIKLEDPAMYNTIMDYKRMYRLPNEEG from the coding sequence ATGCATGCGATTAGGGGGAGAATCGTACAAAATCAAATACTTGAACAACATGAGCATTTGCAACCGTATTTAGTTTCGAATGAACGTTTTTCAAAAACCGCTTTGAATACAATGTTGAAAGAGGCAAAGCAAATCTTTTTAAAACCAATTCTGGGCTTGGATTTTATAACTGTGACAAAAAATCAAGAAACGTATCAGATAAAAACGAATGTTGCTACTGTTGAGGTTTTAGAAGCAGATCTTTATGAATCTATTCAACAAATTATTGGTGAACGAAATTTTATCATGCAATTGCACTCTCATTCGACACTTCTCACTAAAAGAAGCTATCGCCGTTTTATTACTGTACAAAGGCGCAATGGATGCTGGCATGTTACGCATTCATCCAGACAAATGAGTAGTAATATTGAAATAGTAGCTTATTATAAGCATCAGGTTCAAATACAAAACATTGCGCTCATAGCGGCTGAGCAGTTGGGACTATTTTATCCTCATTGTGAATCCATTGTGATTGAGGTGCTATTTAATATTGTGGGGGATATCGCCATTACCGATTCATTTCTCCATTTTTCTATTAGCAAATGGAATCAATATCAAAGCCTTGCACATGTCATGCCCAAAACAGATTTACTGACGATGGCAACGTTTTATTCCTATTTGAATGACTATCCACTTGTGTTTTTAAAGCCATGTAATGGGCAACAAGGAAAAGGGATTATTAAAATTCACAAAAGAAGAATGTGTCATTATGAAATTCATAAAGGAAGACAAAAATGGGTGATAGCGGGTATCAAGCAAGTATATGCACATATTTGTGAAATGGCTCCAATGGAAGATTTCTATATTATTCAACGTGGTATTGCATTGGCAACAATCGATAATCGATTTTCTGATATCAGAGTTATGACGCAAAAAACAGCAAAGGATTGGCGTATTACAGGAAAATTAGTAAAAGTTGCTGGTCCTCATTTTTTTGTGACAAATGCTGCTCAAGCGATTTTGACTTGGCAACAAGCACTACGACATTCCACTATACATCCAAAGTTTCATCGGCAACTCGAAAGTCGGATTGATGCTATTTGCTTAGCCGCATCCTATTTGCTTGACCAATCAGCAGAAAGAAGGATCATTGGCTTTGATATAGCAGTAACCGATTATGGGCAGATATGGGTTATTGAAGGGAATTATGCACCAGATGTGTCACTATTTATAAAACTTGAAGATCCAGCGATGTACAACACAATCATGGACTATAAACGAATGTATAGATTACCCAATGAAGAGGGATAA
- a CDS encoding coenzyme F420-0:L-glutamate ligase, with translation MERLVGTVVRGLRGPIINEGDDIVQIVVDTALNAAKVEGYSIEDRDIVTVTESVVARAQGNYAKITDIATDVQAKFGDDTVGVIFPILSRNRFSNILKGIAKGSKKIVLMLSYPSDEVGNHLVTLDELDEKGINPWTDVLTEAEFRGHFGYNKHTFTGVDYLEYYKEIIEEQGAEVEVIFSNNAKTILNYTKSVLTCDIHSRFRTKRLLKAAGAEKVYGLDNILAESVNGSGFNSNYGLLGSNKSTEDAVKLFPDNCQPIVDDIQAKILAASGKLVEVMIYGDGAFKDPVGQIWELADPVVSPAYTPGLAGTPNEIKLKYLADNDFAELKGEELKAAIKDYINNKEEDLTGQMAAQGTTPRKLTDLIGSLSDLTSGSGDKGTPMIYIQGYFDNYTK, from the coding sequence TTGGAACGATTAGTAGGAACAGTTGTACGAGGTCTTCGTGGCCCAATCATTAATGAAGGGGACGATATCGTACAAATCGTCGTAGATACAGCTTTAAACGCTGCAAAAGTAGAAGGTTATTCTATTGAAGACCGCGACATCGTTACTGTAACAGAATCAGTTGTAGCGCGTGCACAAGGGAATTATGCCAAAATTACCGATATTGCGACGGACGTACAAGCAAAATTCGGTGATGATACTGTTGGGGTAATTTTCCCAATCCTTTCACGTAACCGTTTCTCAAACATTTTAAAAGGGATTGCCAAAGGATCAAAAAAAATCGTTCTTATGTTAAGCTACCCTTCTGATGAAGTAGGTAATCACTTAGTAACATTAGACGAATTAGATGAAAAAGGCATCAACCCTTGGACAGATGTATTAACGGAAGCTGAATTCCGTGGTCACTTCGGTTACAACAAGCATACTTTCACAGGTGTGGACTATCTCGAATACTACAAAGAAATCATCGAAGAGCAAGGCGCTGAAGTCGAAGTGATCTTCTCAAACAATGCAAAAACGATTTTAAACTATACGAAGAGCGTACTTACATGCGATATCCACTCTCGCTTCCGTACAAAACGCTTACTAAAAGCTGCTGGTGCTGAAAAAGTTTATGGTTTAGATAATATTCTAGCTGAATCTGTAAATGGCTCAGGCTTCAACTCAAACTACGGCTTATTAGGCTCAAACAAATCGACAGAAGATGCAGTTAAATTATTCCCAGATAACTGTCAACCAATCGTAGACGACATTCAAGCAAAAATTTTAGCAGCTTCTGGTAAATTAGTAGAAGTTATGATTTACGGTGACGGTGCATTTAAGGATCCAGTTGGTCAAATTTGGGAGCTTGCAGACCCAGTTGTATCACCTGCTTACACACCAGGTCTTGCCGGTACACCAAACGAAATTAAATTAAAGTATTTAGCAGATAATGATTTTGCTGAATTAAAAGGCGAAGAGTTAAAAGCAGCAATTAAAGATTATATTAATAACAAAGAAGAAGATTTAACTGGTCAAATGGCGGCTCAAGGAACTACACCTCGTAAGCTTACAGACTTAATTGGTTCATTATCTGACTTAACTTCTGGTTCTGGTGACAAAGGTACTCCAATGATTTACATCCAAGGTTACTTCGATAACTATACAAAATAA
- a CDS encoding UDP-N-acetylmuramoyl-tripeptide--D-alanyl-D-alanine ligase, with product MKQVMNYDPQQLIAPNTMLFVRKSDEVNWKELNKIKHLLIVCDATEKLQNRAATSITIIYVRNILQAYFAFCTYYRNLFDLPVVAITGTCGKTTTKEILKHILSTDMNVQTSVSSKNEPRQSLPYLLGIDDNTKAAVFELGLGNTGNISYQCQVYQPTIGVITNIGVHHLDGCKNLEGYIKAKSEILDGIRAGGTLIINSDDENTKKIPLSTYPNKVFTFGIKNKADIYATAVQFAAKGMKFQVHINHKTYQAYIPGYGEHQVYNVLAVLAVIHELGLSVQKAILRLRTFEQMERHLQFSEGVGGSTIIDDTWTNNPTSLEAALKVLDSIGKGKKRYLVLGDIKRLGQFEKKYHMDLGSLVATYPIHTLITIGSKAEYIAKQAIEDGTTANVYMYKDTQGVYELLKQQLDRKSLLLIKGPMSSRAMIQFAEQLKRKES from the coding sequence GTGAAACAGGTGATGAACTATGATCCACAGCAATTAATCGCACCGAATACAATGCTATTTGTCCGCAAAAGTGATGAAGTGAATTGGAAAGAATTGAATAAAATAAAGCATCTATTAATTGTTTGTGATGCAACGGAAAAACTGCAAAATCGAGCAGCTACTTCTATAACGATTATATATGTTCGGAATATTTTACAAGCATACTTTGCATTTTGCACATATTATCGGAATTTGTTTGATCTTCCTGTTGTGGCCATTACAGGCACTTGTGGAAAGACGACTACGAAAGAAATACTTAAACATATATTAAGTACTGACATGAATGTTCAAACATCCGTAAGCAGTAAAAATGAACCGCGTCAATCCTTACCGTATCTATTAGGGATTGATGATAATACAAAAGCAGCGGTATTTGAATTGGGCTTAGGGAATACGGGAAATATCAGCTATCAATGTCAGGTTTACCAGCCAACAATTGGTGTCATTACAAACATTGGTGTACATCATTTAGATGGCTGTAAAAATTTAGAGGGCTACATTAAAGCAAAATCTGAAATACTCGATGGAATACGCGCGGGTGGAACATTAATCATTAATAGTGATGATGAAAATACAAAAAAAATTCCTTTATCAACATATCCGAATAAAGTATTTACATTCGGCATCAAAAATAAAGCAGATATTTATGCCACAGCCGTTCAATTTGCAGCAAAAGGCATGAAATTTCAGGTTCACATTAATCATAAAACGTATCAGGCGTATATACCTGGCTACGGGGAGCATCAAGTATATAATGTGCTAGCGGTGCTTGCTGTCATTCATGAGCTTGGTTTGTCTGTACAAAAGGCTATTTTACGATTGAGAACCTTTGAACAAATGGAAAGGCATTTGCAATTTTCAGAGGGAGTTGGCGGAAGCACGATTATCGATGATACGTGGACCAATAACCCTACCTCGCTAGAAGCCGCATTAAAAGTGTTAGATTCGATCGGAAAAGGGAAGAAGCGTTATTTAGTATTAGGGGATATTAAAAGATTGGGTCAATTCGAAAAAAAATATCATATGGATTTAGGTAGCTTAGTCGCAACTTATCCGATTCACACGTTAATTACCATTGGGTCAAAAGCGGAGTATATTGCCAAACAAGCAATAGAAGACGGGACAACAGCAAACGTCTATATGTATAAGGATACTCAAGGCGTTTATGAGCTGTTAAAGCAACAGTTAGATAGGAAATCCCTATTGCTCATTAAAGGCCCGATGTCGAGTCGCGCGATGATTCAATTCGCTGAGCAATTAAAAAGGAAGGAATCATAA
- a CDS encoding Mur ligase family protein, which translates to MKPISVETLCTIINGTHIHGPSIAIHFGAYRLKQVKQRNTVLFIEKHIMNWAKLAPYYPLVLVTESHYRTQELPSEVAIIHVQHTEEALWKFINFYRGQFQLPVVAITGTAGKTTTKEMIKHILMRYKKVTATQLSTNSRTAFFHYLLSIESDTEAAVFETAVGAPGDLRRAGKYFKPTIGIITNIGEHHLNYCKTLEGYIDAKAEMLEIVDANGVLIINADDPNTSKIDFEKFKGRLIKIGTKNSADYIATNIRYSTTGMEFVIVHKGEYHKIGVTGFGKHQVMNALAAIVAVVEMGLTIPQAAEQLQTFRPLNKQLQLFEGMNGVLLLDDTWSITTTSLEAALIVLNELAGTKKRIAIIGTITDVGPWGTFIHKKAAEIVLDKGVDVLITVGEHAKIIANHALALGIQAQVYCFNNSVLAYELLKNRIDSNTIILIKGDMYSKTMFDLATKLKKKT; encoded by the coding sequence ATGAAACCAATTTCTGTTGAAACATTATGTACCATTATTAATGGCACACACATACATGGACCATCCATTGCTATTCATTTTGGGGCTTATCGATTAAAACAGGTAAAACAGCGCAATACGGTGTTATTTATTGAAAAACATATTATGAATTGGGCAAAATTAGCGCCTTATTATCCACTTGTACTTGTGACAGAATCGCATTATCGCACACAAGAGCTACCAAGTGAAGTGGCAATCATTCATGTACAGCATACAGAGGAAGCATTATGGAAATTTATTAATTTTTATCGCGGGCAGTTTCAGTTACCGGTTGTGGCTATTACAGGAACAGCAGGTAAAACAACAACGAAGGAAATGATTAAACATATTTTAATGCGTTATAAAAAAGTGACGGCAACACAACTTAGCACGAACTCAAGGACCGCCTTTTTTCATTATTTATTAAGCATTGAAAGTGATACGGAGGCAGCCGTCTTTGAAACGGCTGTAGGGGCACCGGGAGATTTACGAAGGGCTGGAAAGTACTTCAAGCCAACGATAGGCATTATTACGAATATTGGTGAACACCATTTAAATTACTGTAAAACATTGGAGGGCTATATCGACGCAAAGGCAGAAATGTTAGAAATAGTAGATGCGAATGGTGTGTTGATCATTAATGCTGATGATCCAAATACAAGTAAAATAGATTTCGAAAAATTCAAAGGGCGACTCATAAAAATTGGTACGAAAAATTCTGCTGATTATATAGCGACTAATATTCGCTACAGTACAACGGGTATGGAGTTTGTCATCGTTCATAAGGGAGAGTACCATAAAATAGGCGTCACAGGCTTTGGAAAACATCAAGTAATGAATGCGTTAGCTGCTATTGTGGCAGTAGTTGAAATGGGTTTAACGATACCTCAAGCAGCAGAACAGCTACAAACGTTTCGTCCGTTGAATAAACAGCTTCAATTATTCGAAGGGATGAACGGTGTGCTCCTACTGGATGATACGTGGAGCATTACAACCACATCACTTGAAGCAGCCTTAATTGTATTAAATGAACTTGCCGGTACAAAAAAAAGGATTGCCATTATCGGAACCATTACGGATGTCGGCCCATGGGGGACATTTATTCATAAAAAGGCAGCAGAAATTGTACTAGACAAGGGCGTGGATGTACTCATAACGGTTGGGGAGCATGCCAAAATCATTGCTAATCATGCACTAGCATTAGGGATACAGGCGCAAGTATATTGTTTTAATAATAGTGTATTAGCCTATGAACTATTAAAAAATCGCATTGATTCCAATACGATAATTTTAATAAAAGGGGATATGTATAGCAAAACAATGTTTGACTTAGCGACAAAATTGAAGAAAAAAACATAA
- a CDS encoding C40 family peptidase, with protein MKKRFVTTVALAIGISSFSTMPVISEPAPVHAANIQNNDQAVANKANQLINTAKSLIGKATYSNTVYKPTAPYQFSCATFLMYVFEKNGVDLATYNENYMMQQGSYVPRSQLQKGDLLFFKSKKTGTDPDHVGMYIGNNKIIHMADSKQNIVISDLNSKPYYKDNYVTARRVLPTLMSANPATTGDKIVAKAYATKDQAKMGSVNSDASLRFTSGGFIEYTYRKNGVLLKTKSISEQMKLGTAVSKANLKKGDLVFFNSTKGSKKPTQVAIYAGDHRLIIPTSKGVITRVLLVDYYKDHYITARRVTK; from the coding sequence ATGAAAAAACGTTTCGTCACAACTGTTGCATTAGCGATTGGGATTAGTTCATTTTCTACGATGCCCGTAATCAGTGAACCAGCTCCTGTTCATGCTGCAAATATCCAAAATAATGATCAAGCTGTTGCGAATAAAGCCAATCAGTTAATCAATACAGCAAAAAGTTTAATAGGAAAAGCAACTTACAGCAATACCGTATATAAACCTACTGCACCCTATCAATTTTCATGTGCCACTTTCTTAATGTATGTTTTCGAGAAAAATGGCGTTGATTTAGCAACCTATAATGAAAACTATATGATGCAACAAGGAAGCTATGTACCACGTAGCCAGCTTCAAAAAGGGGATTTACTCTTCTTTAAAAGCAAAAAAACAGGAACAGACCCCGATCATGTTGGAATGTACATCGGGAATAATAAAATTATCCATATGGCCGACTCCAAACAAAACATTGTTATTTCGGATTTAAATAGTAAGCCATACTATAAAGATAATTATGTCACAGCTCGTCGTGTACTACCGACATTAATGAGTGCAAACCCTGCAACAACTGGCGATAAAATTGTTGCAAAAGCATACGCTACGAAAGACCAAGCGAAAATGGGTTCAGTCAACAGTGATGCTTCATTACGATTTACTTCAGGCGGTTTTATTGAATATACATACCGTAAAAATGGTGTGTTACTGAAAACAAAATCAATTAGCGAGCAAATGAAGCTAGGGACAGCAGTTTCTAAAGCAAACTTAAAAAAAGGGGATTTAGTATTCTTCAATAGTACGAAGGGATCTAAAAAGCCAACACAAGTTGCAATTTATGCGGGTGACCACCGCTTAATCATCCCTACGAGTAAGGGCGTCATTACACGTGTATTACTAGTAGATTATTATAAGGATCATTATATTACCGCTAGACGCGTAACGAAATAA
- a CDS encoding LysR family transcriptional regulator has translation MIVKLEAYRIFNAVSRNKSFSKAAKELYMTQPAVSQTISKLEKELETLLFNRTPKGVTLTNEGELLHEYVNSALGILDAGEQKIAEFKNLQTGQLRIGVGDTISRHFLLPYLEAFHIRYPGIKLKVLNGTTSEILAFIKAGEADLGICNLPVEDVHLQVIPCKEVHDIFVCGQKYKNLTKKPISFDMLMKLPLIFLEKKANSRNYVERYLKEQGYAISPEFELGSHDLVLEFAKINLGIACVTKEFSIEYLERGILHEIELQQAIPKRSIGVVHLKTVPLSQATRKFIAIVDPAIIH, from the coding sequence ATGATAGTGAAGTTAGAGGCATATCGAATATTTAATGCAGTGAGTCGCAATAAAAGCTTCTCCAAAGCGGCAAAAGAGCTATACATGACGCAGCCAGCAGTTAGCCAAACGATATCAAAGCTAGAAAAAGAGCTCGAAACATTGCTGTTTAATCGTACACCTAAAGGAGTTACGCTAACAAATGAGGGCGAATTATTACATGAATATGTAAATTCTGCCTTAGGGATACTTGATGCAGGAGAACAAAAAATTGCTGAATTTAAAAATTTGCAAACAGGGCAATTGCGAATTGGAGTCGGCGATACCATTTCACGCCATTTTTTACTGCCTTATTTAGAGGCATTTCACATTCGTTATCCGGGAATTAAATTAAAAGTACTAAATGGAACAACGAGTGAAATTTTGGCCTTTATCAAAGCGGGAGAGGCCGATTTAGGAATTTGTAATTTACCAGTGGAAGATGTCCATCTACAAGTAATCCCCTGCAAGGAAGTTCATGATATATTTGTATGCGGGCAAAAATATAAAAACTTAACGAAAAAGCCAATTAGCTTCGATATGCTCATGAAATTGCCGCTGATCTTTTTAGAGAAAAAGGCCAATTCTCGCAACTATGTAGAAAGGTACTTAAAGGAGCAAGGCTATGCCATCTCACCTGAGTTCGAGCTCGGTTCCCATGATTTAGTATTAGAGTTCGCAAAAATCAATTTAGGCATTGCCTGTGTGACGAAGGAATTTTCGATTGAGTACTTAGAACGCGGGATTTTGCATGAAATTGAACTACAACAAGCAATTCCTAAGCGTAGTATTGGTGTTGTACATTTAAAAACAGTACCATTATCACAAGCTACGCGGAAATTCATCGCAATCGTAGATCCAGCAATAATCCATTAA